The genomic DNA TGCAGCAGCTCGGGGTGCGAGCCGCTGCAGTGGTAGCACTCGCGGTTGTTTTCCAGTACCAGCTTCCAGTTGGCCTTTTCCAGCAACTGGGTCTGCACCGCGATCTTGGTGTTCTCCATGTCGTACGGTTCCATGTAATGGTCCAAAGTGGCCAGGAACTCGTCGATGGCTGGCGGGTTTTCCGCCAGGCTGATGAAGATGTAACCCCCCGCGACCTTCACGTTCACAGGCTTGAGGCCGTATTCCTTCATGTCGAAGTCGGCGCCCATTTCGGTGCCGGCGAACAGCAGGCGGCCGTCCAGCTCGTAGGTCCACTGGTGGTAATGGCAGACCAGCTTGGCCACCTTGCCCTTGTCGCTGGTGCACAGGCGCGAGCCGCGGTGGCGGCAGACGTTGTGGAAGGCGTGTACCTTACCTTCTGCGCCACGGATGACGATGATCGGGTTCTTGCCGATCTGCAGGGTGATGAAGTTGCCTTTGGCCGGAATCTCGCAAGTCATGCCGGCGATCAGCCACTCTTTGTGGAAGATCTCCTGCATGTCGATCTGGAACAGACGCTCGTCGGTGTAGAAAGGCTGGGGCAGCGAGTAGGTGCGCTCGCGGGTTTGCAGCATCTCGGCGGTGGCCTTGCGTGCTGCTTCCAGTGGATCGCCCAGGCTCAGGGTTGCGGTGACGTCCATCGTGTGGTCCTCGGGGCCGTGTGCGGCCGGCAAAAGGTGGCTAATCATTGTTGTGGTGCCGCAAGGCTGTCGTTACAAAAACAGCAGGTTCTTTTGCCGTGGAGTGTGCGTCCGAAGGCGCCGTGAACCGTATCCATGGGCGACATGGCCGATTGGAATAACGACGCCACAGCCCTTGTAGCATGGGGCTGGTCGCGATAAGTACGCCGATGTCGCAGGCAGGAATGTACGTCGCCTTCAGCTTGCGCATTATCGACGCCATAAAAAGGCCAATAGTCGGCTGCTGGAGATGAACATGTCCGATACCTTCCTCAATCCGGTCACCACCCAGACCTGGGCCAA from Pseudomonas kermanshahensis includes the following:
- the gbcA gene encoding glycine-betaine demethylase subunit GbcA, with the translated sequence MDVTATLSLGDPLEAARKATAEMLQTRERTYSLPQPFYTDERLFQIDMQEIFHKEWLIAGMTCEIPAKGNFITLQIGKNPIIVIRGAEGKVHAFHNVCRHRGSRLCTSDKGKVAKLVCHYHQWTYELDGRLLFAGTEMGADFDMKEYGLKPVNVKVAGGYIFISLAENPPAIDEFLATLDHYMEPYDMENTKIAVQTQLLEKANWKLVLENNRECYHCSGSHPELLQTLLEWDDTNDPRASQEFKDHVAASAAAWEAEKIPYLHKSHGLRNRIVRMPLLKGTVSMTMDGKQACQKLMGRIKNPDLGSMRILHLPHSWNHCMGDHMIVFTVWPISAQETLVTTKWLVHKDAVEGVDYDPERMRKVWDATNDQDRRLAEENQRGINSTAYQPGPYSKTYEFGVVNFIDWYSQRVLENLGAEPAPYLKEVQAQ